One genomic window of Medicago truncatula cultivar Jemalong A17 chromosome 1, MtrunA17r5.0-ANR, whole genome shotgun sequence includes the following:
- the LOC11424173 gene encoding mitogen-activated protein kinase kinase kinase YODA has product MPTWWGKSSSKETKKKAGKESIIDTLHRKFKFPSEGKRSTISGGSRRRSNDTISEKGDRSPSESRSPSPSKVARCQSFAERPHAQPLPLPDLHPSSLGRVDSEISISAKSRLEKPSKPSLFLPLPKPSCIRCGPTPADLDGDMVNASVFSDCSADSDEPADSRNRSPLATDSETGTRTAAGSPSSLVLKDQSSAVSQPNLREVKKTANILSNHTPSTSPKRKPLRHHVPNLQVPPHGVFYSGPDSSLSSPSRSPLRAFGTDQVLNSAFWAGKPYPEINFVGSGHCSSPGSGHNSGHNSMGGDMSGPLFWQPSRGSPEYSPIPSPRMTSPGPSSRIQSGAVTPIHPRAGGTPTESQTGRADDGKQQSHRLPLPPLTVTNTSPFSHSNSAATSPSMPRSPARADSPMSSGSRWKKGKLLGRGTFGHVYIGFNSQSGEMCAMKEVTLFSDDAKSLESAKQLMQEVHLLSRLRHPNIVQYYGSETVDDKLYIYLEYVSGGSIHKLLQEYGQFGELAIRSYTQQILSGLAYLHAKNTLHRDIKGANILVDPNGRVKVADFGMAKHITGQYCPLSFKGSPYWMAPEVIKNSKECSLGVDIWSLGCTVLEMATTKPPWSQYEGVAAMFKIGNSKELPTIPDHLSNEGKDFVRKCLQRNPRDRPSASELLDHPFVKGAAPLERPIMVPEASDPITGITHGTKALGIGQGRNLSALDSDKLLVHSSRVLKNNPHESEIHIQRNISCPVSPIGSPLLRSRSPQQRSGRLSPSPISSPRTASGASTPLTGGSGAIPFSNHLKQSVYFQECLGSMPKSPNGVYINGSSHHDSNIDIFQRMQAGSHIKSELVSSDNDALGKQFVRSPHAEPYDFQSVLADRVGRQLLGDHVKINPSFDPSPSSSMLNRTNGL; this is encoded by the exons ATGCCTACATGGTGGGGAAAATCATCATCGAAAGAAACCAAGAAGAAAGCAGGTAAGGAAAGTATTATTGACACATTGCACAGAAAATTTAAATTTCCATCTGAGGGTAAACGAAGCACTATATCTGGAGGATCTCGTAGACGAAGCAATGACACAATTTCAGAGAAGGGGGACCGTTCTCCATCTGAATCAAGATCCCCTTCACCTTCCAAAGTAGCAAGGTGTCAAAGTTTTGCTGAAAGGCCTCATGCTCAACCCCTTCCACTTCCGGATTTGCACCCTTCAAGTTTAGGTCGAGTTGATTCTGAAATTAGTATATCAGCGAAATCAAGACTGGAAAAGCCCTCCAAGCCGTCATTATTTCTTCCACTTCCAAAACCTTCATGCATACGTTGTGGGCCAACTCCTGCAGATTTAGATGGAGATATGGTCAATGCTTCAGTCTTCAGTGATTGCTCTGCTGATAGTGACGAGCCAGCAGACTCACGCAACCGTAGTCCTCTGGCAACTGACTCGGAAACTGGTACAAGAACTGCTGCCGGCAGTCCTTCCAG CTTGGTGCTCAAGGATCAATCATCTGCTGTTTCCCAACCGAATTTGagagaagtaaaaaaaacgGCAAACATTCTCAGTAATCACACACCTTCTACTTCACCAAAACGGAAGCCATTACGCCACCATGTTCCAAATCTTCAAGTTCCACCTCATGGTGTCTTCTATAGTGGTCCCGACAGTTCCTTGTCAAGTCCATCAAGAAGTCCGTTGAGGGCATTTGGTACAGATCAGGTGTTGAACTCTGCTTTTTGGGCTGGAAAGCCATATCCAGAGATCAATTTCGTCGGATCTGGCCACTGCTCTAGTCCAGGTTCTGGTCACAATTCTGGGCATAATTCAATGGGAGGGGACATGTCAGGACCATTATTTTGGCAACCAAGCAGGGGTAGCCCTGAGTATTCTCCAATACCTAGCCCTAGAATGACTAGCCCTGGTCCAAGCTCAAGAATTCAGAGTGGAGCAGTCACACCTATTCATCCTAGAGCAGGGGGAACACCAACTGAATCACAGACAGGACGGGCTGATGATGGAAAACAACAAAGTCATCGTTTGCCCCTCCCTCCTTTAACAGTTACCAATACCTCGCCATTCTCTCATTCTAATTCTGCAGCAACATCTCCATCTATGCCGAGAAGTCCAGCTAGAGCAGATAGTCCAATGAGCTCTGGGTCACGTTGGAAAAAAGGAAAGCTGCTTGGCAGAGGAACATTTGGGCACGTCTATATTGGCTTCAATAG TCAAAGTGGTGAAATGTGTGCAATGAAGGAGGTTACTCTGTTTTCAGATGATGCCAAGTCTTTGGAAAGTGCTAAGCAATTGATGCAG GAAGTTCATTTATTAAGCCGTTTAAGACATCCAAATATTGTGCAGTATTATGGCTCTGAAACA GTAGATGACAAGCTTTACATATACCTTGAGTATGTATCTGGAGGTTCCATACATAAACTTCTTCAAGAATATGGGCAATTTGGTGAACTAGCTATTCGAAGTTATACTCAACAAATTTTGTCAGGGCTTGCTTATTTACATGCTAAAAATACTCTTCACAG GGACATCAAAGGAGCAAACATATTGGTAGATCCAAATGGTCGGGTCAAGGTTGCAGACTTTGGCATGGCAAAACAT ATAACAGGGCAATACTGTCCATTGTCGTTCAAAGGAAGTCCTTATTGGATGGCTCCTGAG GTTATAAAGAACTCCAAGGAATGCAGCCTTGGTGTGGATATATGGAGTCTTGGATGCACAGTTTTGGAAATGGCTACAACGAAGCCTCCTTGGTCACAGTATGAAGGG GTTGCTGCCATGTTCAAAATTGGTAACAGCAAGGAGCTCCCAACAATTCCAGATCATCTCTCAAATGAAGGAAAAGATTTTGTTAGAAAATGTCTACAACGTAATCCACGTGATCGCCCTTCAGCAAGTGAATTATTAGACCACCCTTTTGTAAAAGGTGCTGCACCTTTGGAAAGACCTATTATGGTTCCCGAAGCTTCAGACCCTATTACTGGAATTACACATGGAACAAAAGCTCTG GGCATTGGACAAGGAAGGAATCTGTCTGCCTTGGATTCAGATAAACTCTTGGTTCATTCTTCTAGggttttgaaaaataatccTCATGAAAG TGAAATCCATATTCAAAGGAATATATCTTGCCCAGTCTCTCCCATTGGAAGCCCACTTTTGAGGTCAAGATCACCACAGCAGAGGAGTGGGAGATTGTCTCCTTCTCCTATATCTAGCCCTCGGACCGCTTCTGGTGCATCCACGCCTCTCACTGGCGGCAGTGGTGCCATTCCATTCAGTAACCACTTAAAACAATCAGTTTACTTTCAAGAGTGTCTCGGAAGCATGCCGAAATCCCCAAATGGTGTCTATATTAACGGCTCTTCTCACCACGATTCAAATATCGACATTTTTCAAAGAATGCAAGCCGGGTCTCACATTAAATCAGAACTAGTCTCCAGTGATAATGATGCTCTTGGCAAGCAGTTCGTAAGGTCTCCTCATGCAGAACCGTATGACTTTCAGTCGGTCTTAGCTGATCGTGTTGGCCGGCAGCTTCTGGGGGATCATGTTAAGATTAACCCATCATTTGATCCAAGTCCCAGCTCGTCGATGCTCAACCGGACAAATGGTTTATGA